The Cyclobacterium amurskyense genome contains the following window.
GGAAAGATTTTCAGAATCATTCGTAAGCCAGTGGTTAGGAATCAATAAGCTTAAAGATGACAATGCACCTTTAGCTGATTTGGTTAGGTTTCCTGAATTCACCCCTTCTATAAGAGAGGCCATGTTCAAAGAAACCACTTCCTTTTTCCATTATGTAATGACGGAAAGTAAAAACTTCCTTGACTTGATCAATAGTGATTATGCCTTTCTCAATGAAGAATTGGCTGATTACTATGGAATTGAAGGAGTAGAGGGAGACGATTTCAAAAAAGTAATGTTGGCCAACAATAGCAGGGGAGGCTTTTTGGGTTTAGGCAGTGTTCAAGCCGTAACTTCCTTGCCCACCAGGACAAGTCCTGTACTTAGAGGTAAATGGGTTTTAGAAGAAATATTAGGTACATCTCCTCCCCCTCCACCACCAGATGTTGCAGAATTACCTGAGGATGAGTCTTTACATGAGGACCTTGGATTGAAGGCTCTATTAGAAAAGCATAGGGAGGACCCGGCATGCCAATCTTGTCACGAAAAAATGGACCCACTTGGTCTAGGTTTGGAGAATTTTGGAGCAGATGGGAAATGGAGAGAAAGTTATGGGAACACTCCAATTGATCCTACAGGTGTTCTTACCTCAGGTGAGACCTTTGCAGGTCCTGCAGAATTGAAAGCATTACTTATGAAGGAGAAAGAAAAATTTGCACGGAACATTTCCAAAAAGACTTTGTCTTATGCTATAGGAAGGGGTACAACTTTTACTGATGAAATTGCCATCCGGGAATTGTCTGATTCCTTGATTGAGAATGATTTTAATCCTGATAAATTCGTTACCGCTTTGGTTCAAAGCTATCCTTTTAGGATGAAGATTAAGGATTTTCAGAAAAGAGTAAATGAGGTTGATTAATAATTTGAAATAGATTAACTTGAAGAATAGTTGAATTCAGGACGAAAAATAAATTTGTAGGATAAAATCTATCCTACTTTCTAAGATTCAAATAAATACAATCTGATTAATATTGATTACCGTCTGTTTCAAGTTTTGCTGGTTAGTTAAAGAAATATTTAAAAGCTTGCTTTAAAACGTTACTATTTATGAATAAGAAGTGGCAAATATCAAGGAGGAAATTATTGAAAGGGGTAGGCGCTGCCATTGCACTACCTATCATGGAGGCTATGGCCTCACCGCTAAATATTAAAAAATTTGGCAATGATGGGTTTCCTATTAGGTCCACTTTCATGTTTATGCCCAATGGTGTTCACCCCGATAGATGGACTCCTAAAGGAATAGGGAGAAACTATTCGATCTCTCCTACCCTAGAACCATTAGCACATCTGAAAGACGACATTTTGGTTCTAGGTCAGCTATGGAATAAACATTCATTATTTCAAGGATCTGATGGACACTATGCCAAAACTGCCAACCTACTGACTTGCCTCCCAATTCAAAAAACAGTTGGAGACAATATTAATAGTGGGGGTATTTCAATAGATCAACTTATTGCTAACCACTATAAAAACGAAACTCTTTTTCCTTCATTAGAATATGGCTTGGATCGTATACAGACTGGGGTTGACATCAATGTAGGATTCACCAGATTGTATGCAAGTAGTATTTCCTGGAAAAATGCCCTGACCCCTCTTTCAAAGGAAATCGACCCTAGAATGGCCTTTGACCGGCTGTTTAGAACTTTTATACCTGGGAATAATAAAATAGAAAACCCACACAAAAGCAGCATCCTAGATGCTGTACTAATGGATGCTAAATCCCTTAAAAACAATTTAGGCCGATCTGATCAAGATAAATTGGAAGAATACTTGGAATCTATCCGGTCCATTGAAAAAAGGATCAATAACCAAGATAGTATCAAGGATTTCGCAAGCAATATTACTCCTGACATCAAACGAGAATTGATTAGGGTAAACCAAGACATTGAAGAATATGCTGAAGTGTACAGCGGTGTTGATGTTACAGAAAAAACCCGCTTGATGTTTGATATCATCGCCTTAGCTATGTGGAGTGATGCAAGTAGAGTAGCCACCTTTATGTTTGGCAACTCGGTAAGCAACAGAAACTTTTCCTTCCTTGAGGGAGTAAACGGTGCACATCATTCGCTTTCTCATCACATGAATCACCAAAAGAACTTGGAACAATATGATCGGATTACGAAATGGCACCTTGAGCAATATGCCTACTTTTTAGACAAGCTAAAATCCATCAAAGAAGGCAACGGTACTTTACTGGATAATTCCTTAGTAATGTTTGCTTCTGGCTTAAGAGACGGTAACAGGCATTCTCCATTTGATCTTCCTATTATCGTCGGGGGACATGGGGGTAATAAAATAAAATCAGGTCAAAACCTTATTTATCCTAAAAACACTCCTTTGTCCAATCTTTATACTTCTTGGATGCAAACTATAGGTATTGAACAAACACAATTTGCAGACAGTACTGGCACCCTTGACGGAATTATAGCTTAGTAGTATTACGATCAAAGACAATCAATTAATAGTACACCACTATAACAGGCATTTTTCGCCTGATATACAGGATTCATATGGACAACAAC
Protein-coding sequences here:
- a CDS encoding DUF1552 domain-containing protein codes for the protein MNKKWQISRRKLLKGVGAAIALPIMEAMASPLNIKKFGNDGFPIRSTFMFMPNGVHPDRWTPKGIGRNYSISPTLEPLAHLKDDILVLGQLWNKHSLFQGSDGHYAKTANLLTCLPIQKTVGDNINSGGISIDQLIANHYKNETLFPSLEYGLDRIQTGVDINVGFTRLYASSISWKNALTPLSKEIDPRMAFDRLFRTFIPGNNKIENPHKSSILDAVLMDAKSLKNNLGRSDQDKLEEYLESIRSIEKRINNQDSIKDFASNITPDIKRELIRVNQDIEEYAEVYSGVDVTEKTRLMFDIIALAMWSDASRVATFMFGNSVSNRNFSFLEGVNGAHHSLSHHMNHQKNLEQYDRITKWHLEQYAYFLDKLKSIKEGNGTLLDNSLVMFASGLRDGNRHSPFDLPIIVGGHGGNKIKSGQNLIYPKNTPLSNLYTSWMQTIGIEQTQFADSTGTLDGIIA